Genomic window (Mycolicibacterium smegmatis):
ACAGTCACACCCCGGTGGGTGTCGCGACGTTGTTCGTCGACGGTGGCGCGGTGGCCGACCTGGCCGACGTGCAGACGCACCCGGCCATCTTCGCGCTCGCCGGCGGCGGCATCGCCGTCGGACGCAACACCGGTTCGGGGGTGTCACGCAGCTATCGCGTGCCGTTCCCGTTCACCGGCGGTGAGATCGCCCAGGTCACGGTGGACCTGTCCGGCGAGCCGTACGAGGACCTCGTCACCAGGCGGGCCACGGCCTTCGCCAGGGATTGACGAACCTGAAGCGATGAACCCGGTCCCGCCTACCCTGAAGCCATGCTGACGGAGCTTGTCGAGGTTCCCGGCGGCTCGTTCCGGATGGGGTCGACAAGCTTCTACCCCGAGGAAGCGCCGGTGCACACCGCGACGGTCGGGGATTTCGCGATCGAACGTCATCCGGTGACCAACGCGCAGTTCGCCGAGTTCGTCGAGGCCACCGGGTATGTCACCGTGGCCGAACGGCCGTTGGATCCGAAGCTGTATCCCGGTGTGCCGGAAGCGGATCTGGTGCCGGGTTCCCTGGTGTTCCGGCCGACGTCCGGGCCGGTGGACCTGCGGGACTGGCGGCAGTGGTGGGACTGGGCGCCGGGTGCGTGCTGGCATCACCCGTTCGGGCCGCGCCGCGAATTCTGCCGGCCCGATCATCCGGTGGTCCAGGTCGCCTACCCCGATGCGGTGGCCTACGCGACGTGGGCCGGACGCCGGTTGCCCACCGAGGCCGAGTGGGAGTACGCCGCACGTGGCGGACCGAAGGGCGGCGTGGGGTTCCTCTACGCCTGGGGCGACGAGGTGTGTCCGGACGGGCAACTCATGGCCAACACCTGGCAGGGAAAGTTCCCGTACCGCAACGACGGTGCACTCGGCTGGAAGGGGACGTCACCAGTCGGGACGTTCCCGCCGAACCGCCTCGGTCTGGTCGACATGATCGGCAACGTGTGGGAGTGGACGGCGACGAAGTTCTCGGCGCACCACCGACCGGGGGACGAATCTCACGTCACGTGCTGTCCGCCGCCGTCCGGTGGCGACCCCGGCGTCAACCAGGTGCTCAAGGGTGGATCGCATCTGTGCGCGCCGGAGTACTGCCACCGATACCGCCCGGCGGCACGCTCACCGCAGTCGCAGGACAGCTCGACCACCCACATCGGGTTCCGCTGCATCGTCTCCTGAAAGAGTTCCCGCCGCAATCAGATTCAGAAGATGATGATCGCGACCACGGTCGACAGGACCAGCCCTGCCATCACCGGCAGGAAACACTTGCGGGCCAGGCTGAGCACCGGCACCCGGGCGAAGCCGGCGACGGCCACCAGCGACGACCACGCCACGAGCGTGCCGCCACCCGACCAGATGTTGCCCATCTGACCGATCGCGGCCAGCGTCGACGGATCCATGTGCACCACCGGACCCAGCGCCCCGGACAGCGACCCGGTCAACGGCAGGCCACTGAAACCCGAGCCCTCCAGGCCGGCGATGAGTCCGACGAACAGCACCGCGAACGACGTGACGACGGGGTTCGGCGACAAATGCGACTGGGCGGCGGTGATCAGGTCGAACAGGAACGCCGGACCGGTGGCGTCGGCGGGCATGCCGAGGATGGCCGCCGAGAAGTCACCGTTGCCGATGAAGAAGAACCCTGCGATGGGCAGCACGATGCCCATCGCCTTGAACGCGAACACCAGACCGTCGACGACGTGTTGCGACGAGGTCTCCAGGAAGTTGCGCTTGTCGTTGGTGGCCGCGGCGGCGAACAGCAGCATGGCGGCCAGGCCACCCACGATCGCCGCGGCGTCGCCGCCCTGGAGCGGGGGCACCACATTGGTGAACTTGCCGAGCAGCAGATAGACGATGAACGCCAGGTACACCAGCGGGACCAGGAGTGCGAACACCTTCGCCGACAGTTTCTTCGGTTCCTGCTCACCGGTCTCGGCCCCGGTGTCCACTATGGCCTCCACGATCACCGCGGCCTTCACTGCCTTCACGGTGGCCACGGCCGTGTCGCCGTCAGAGCGGGTGGGGCCGTCGGTGACCGTGGGTCCGGCGGGAGCGGGTTTGCGTCCGTTGGAGCCGGCCGTGGCGCTCGGACTGCCCGCCGGCCCGCCGCTCGGGGAATCCTCATCGTCGTCGCCGACACCTCGGCGCTCGGCCGCGTTCTCCCATTCGACAAGCAGTTCCGGTGACGGGTTGCGCCACGTGCGACGCTGCATGACGTAGGTGATCCCCAGCGCGGTCAACCCCACGATGAGGGACAGCACCATGGCCTTGTCGGCAACCGAATCAGGGTCGACGCCAGCGGCTTTCGCGGAGATGCCGGGTGCGACCTTGATGATGTAATCCGACGACAGGGCCATGCCCTGACCGGCGATCGCGATGACCATGCCCACCGACATCGGCGAGAGGCCCGCGCGGATCGCGACCGGGATGAGCACCGCGCCCACGAGCGGGACGGCAGGGGTGGGCCAGAAGAACAGCGAGATCACGTAGGTGACGATCGCGAGCACGATGAAACTGCTCGTCCCGGCGCGCATGACGCGGCGGAACGGGGTGACCATCATGCGGTCGGCGCCCATCTCGCGCAGCGCGCCCAGCATGGCCGTGACGATCGCGATGATCAGGAAGATGTTGAACAGTTCCTTGGCCGCGGTCAGGCTCGCGTTGAATATCGCCGACAGGCCGGTGATCAGGCTGCCCGAGAACGCCCAGGCAGTGAGCAGCGTTGCAGTTACCGCAGGCACGACGATGTTCTTGCGGACCGCCATCGTGAGCAGGATGACCACGATTCCGGCGAGGTATATCCAGTGCGCCGCGGTGAGTGGGGTGTCCAAAGCGGGACCTCTCGTTGAACTGCTGGTGGGCTGTGCAGTCAGATGCTGGAATGTTCGGCGCGGTCACGGCCTGGGTCAACGACAACAGTGCACAGCCGGAACTGTCAGGCCCTGTGCACTGTGTTCCGATCTTGTCGATCGCATGGCGGGGCGTTACGGACCTGTAAAGGCTGTTACGTTTGACCGGGAGTCGCCGTGCACACCGCGACGACCGGGATTTTTGTGCACTTTGACCCGAGCCCCGCGTAATGCGTTGTGCACCTTCACTTGACGGGAACCGCCAACACCGGGCCTCGCGGTGGGAGAGTGGCGGGCAGAGACATCCACGCGCACTCACCGATTCGTCAGCCAACAGGATGGTTACGCACAGCATGACCGATGTTCGCCAGACGCCGACTCCCGACGCCGCGCCGCCCACCGGCGCGGATACCGGTACGCCGCTGGGGCTCGCGGCGCTGCTCGCGGGCACGCTCGTGGGCACGGTCAGCAACAACGTCGTGAACGTCCCACTCGACGCGATCATCGGTGAGTTCGATGCTTCTTTGGGAAACGGCGTTTTCGTCGTGGTGGGCTTCCTGGTCTGTTTCGCCGCGACCATACCGTTGGCCGGATGGTTCGGCGACCGCTTCGGGCGCAGGCGGGTGTACTGCGCGGCGCTGCTCGCCACGGCGGTATGTGCTGTCGGCGCGGCGACCGCACCGTCGTTGCCGCTGCTGATCGCATGGCGGTCGGTGGGTGGGGTTGCTGCGGCTGCGTTCGCTCCGGCCGTGATGGGACTGCTCGCGTGGATGTTCTCCGGTGCGCGCCGTGGCCGGGCCATGGGCGCGTGGGCATCGGTCAACGGTATCGGGCAGGCCGTGGGCCCGACCCTGGGCGGACTGGTGGCCGATCACTGGGGATGGCGCTGGATCTTCGTTCCCCTGGTCCCTGTCGCGCTCGCGGGTTTTGTCGGCACGCTGCGCTACGTACCGAAGTTCCCCGGCGCGAGGATGCGCTTCGACCTGGCCGGGGCGGCCGCGCTGACGTTCGGTTCGGCGCTGCTGATGCTCGGATTGGCCATCGTGCCGCAACCGAACGTGAGCGGCTGGGCCGCGGCGGGATCGGTCGCGCTCGGTGTCGTCGCACTGGTCTGGTTCTGCTTTCACTGTGCGCGCGTGCCCAATCCGTTCGTCAACGTTCGCCTGGTCACCGAATCGCGTTTTGCCAGAAGTGCTCTCGCGGCGTTTGCGCAGATGTTCTGCCTCGGGGCCACTCTGCTGGCCGTGCCGCTGTACCTCGTGGCGCATGCGGTTTCGATATCGACGGCCGGCCTGGTGCTGTTCACGGTGCCCGTCGCGATGGCCGTGCTGGGCCCGGTGGTCGGCCGCCGTCAGGACCGCCTGGGCCCCAGGCTCGTGCTGCGTGTCGGGCTCGTCGTGTTGCTGGCCGTGCAGATCGCCCTGGCCGTCACGGTTGCCCAGGACCGCCTGCTGCTCGGGGTGCTGATTGCTGCACTGGTGACGGCCGGGGTGGGGATCGCGCTGGTGCAGACGCCGGCGGCCACCGGGGCCACCCGCTCACCCGCGGGTGCGGAGGGGACCGGACTGGGGCTGTTCAACCTGGTGCGGTTTGCCGGATCGGCCTGCGGTGCAGCGTGGGTCGCGGTCGCACTCTCGGGGCCCGCGTCGTTCCCCGGGGTGTTCATCGCGTCCGCGGTGATCGTGGCCCTCGGGCTGGCCGGGACGTTCTTCGGTCCCGACCCGGCCTGATCAGCGAAAGCTCGCCTCGCGTTCGACCGCGGAGTGCACCTCGTCGAGCAGATCGAGGCGGATGGCCAGCCACACCGTGAACTGGTGCTCCGGATCGCGGACATCCATGCCGAGCATGCGGGAGATCCGGTCGAGCTTGGCGAGCATGGTGTTGCGGTGCACGTTGAGCGTGCGCGCGGTGGCGTTGATGTTGCCGCCCTCGGACAGGTACGCCTCCAGCGTCTCCAGCAGATCGGGTGAGGAACGCAACGGCCCCAACACGTCTCGCACCAGCTGGCGGCTGTCCTCGGTCTCGGCGACCTGGGCCAGCACCGTGAAACCCCGCAACTGTTGATACGACGTCGCACCCGTGCGGTGCAGGCGCCGCGCGATACCGAGCGCAACCCTGGCCTCCCGGTAGCTCTCCCGGACCTCCCCGGCGCCGAGCGCCGGGCGGCCGTAGGCGACGGGCGCGGGAAGGCCCCGTCGCCGCTGCAGCTCGCCGGACATGGCCTCGGCATACTCGGCCATCTCGCTGCGCATGGCCGCAGCGTCCTCGCCGCGCAACGTGCGGACCACGACGAGCACGTCGCCGATCACCGTGACGTAGGCATGCACCGACGGGTGCGCCGCCACCCCGGCCGCGTACCGCGCCAGCCGCACCATCGGCGTCGTAGGACTGTCGGAAACCCTGGGCAGCACACCGGGCGCCACGAAAACACCGAACCGCGCGTCGAGTTCGATGTCGTGATGCTCGGCGCGGGCGCGCATGTCGTGCTCGCTGGAGAAGCTGCCGTGCACCAGGGCCTGGACGAAATCACCCCGCGCGCGTTCCTCGGCCTCGTCGACGCTGCGTTGCCGCAACATCTCCGACCCGATGATCGCGGTGGCCTGTTCGGTGAGCACCTCGTGCCGCGCCAGATCGTGCTTGCTCGGGCCGTCGGCGTGATCGGGAGCCAACGTCGGGACCAGGACGGCCACCCAGCCCTCGAACGACTTGCCCAGCCGGATCGCGCTCGCCACACACGTCCATCTGCTGTCCTCCGGACCGGTGACCTGCTGCGTGCGCGTGTCGTGGCCGTCGTGGCGCCGCTCCGACGCCGGGAGGTCGGCGGCCAGCATCCGGCTCACCGAATCGGCCAGGGCGGCCACGGCTTCGGGGGGCAGGCCGTGGTGGGCCACCACATGACCGCGGGCATCGAGTGCCACGGCGGGATTGCGCGCCAGGTTGGACACCTCGCGCACCAAAATCTGCAGGCCCGCGCCACGGTGGAACAGGCCGGCCAGGGTGGCGTGCACGTGCGTCGAGTAGCGCATGACGTGCACCTCCTGGCTGAGCGCGCGCTCGGCCAGCAGCCGGTTGAGGGCCGCGAAACCCACCGGGATGCCGAGTTCCACGACCACCAGCCCGGCGGGCAGCCCGCCCAGGTCCGGTGGGGCGACACCGTCGACCAGCAGCGTGGTCGCGCCCCTGGCGGCGAGCGCCGAAAGCGTCGAAGCGCGGCCCGTCAACGATTCGGGGCGCGCGTACACCGCCACCGCGTCCAGCCGATCATGTTGTGACAGAACCTCGTTGAGTGGAAGCACCCAGGTGAGTTCCTCGTCGAGCAGGTCTTCGCCCGCGACGATCCGCGAACCAGCCATGAGGGACTCGTCCAGAAGCCCGCGCACCGTCATCCGGCCGCTGTCGATCGGTGGTGCCGTCATGTCAACCCCCGTGCTGTGTGCCTGGTGCGCCCTCTGGTGCCTGTTATTCGATTACCGGACCCCTCGTCACAGGCACCATGTGCAACTTGACCCGTCGCGGCGCATTTTTCCGGTCATATTAACCATCACCTGGTCGGTGTGCCCGTTGATAGACATGGCTCCGTCAGCCCGAGCTGCGAGAGAGCGAGAGAGACCAATGCACAGAATTCACCGCATCACCCTCGACGACGCGTTGCCATTGCTGGCCGCGGGCCGTGCCAAAGCCGAGGAGATCGGGGTCAAGCAGACCCTGTGCATAGTGGACGACGGCGGCAATGTCATTGCGCTGCACCGGTTGCCGGGAGCCCGTCTGACCGGTGTGGACATCGCGATCGCGAAGGCCTTCACCGCCGCAGGTCACGAACGTGCCACCCACCTGTTCAACGAACCGCCCAACGGGCCCGCATTGCCCGGCAACGAGGCGTTCGGCATCAGCCATATGCTGCCCGGCAAGTTCGCGATCTTCGTCGGCGGGTTCCCGTTGGTCTACGACGGGCAGATCGTCGGGGGAGTGGGCATCAGCGGCGGCAACGGCGAGCAGGACAAGGCCGTGGGGGCGGCGATCCTCGCCGAGTTCGAGGCGCTCACCGCCGCCCAGGTGTGACCCGGATGTGCAGGTTGACCCCGCCGCGGGCGCCGGCCCGGTGATTGTGACCATGGCCCGCACCCCGAGGCGTCACTAATCTCCCTGGAACCCAAGCATTTTCAGCGAAAGGAAACTCATGACCGAGCTACTGGGACGCGATGAATTCCGTGCCGAACTGGAGAACGCGATCAAGGGGCGTGAAGCCAAGAACGCCTCGTTCTCCAAGGCATGGGCCGAGGGCAAGCTGACCAAGGATCACTTCGCCCGCTGGGCCGAGAACCACTACCACTACGTGGGCCCGTTCGCCGACTACCTGGCCAACATCTACTCCAACACCCCCGACGAGTTCACCGGCGCGAAAGACTTCACGCTGCAGAACATGTACGAGGAGGAGCTGGCCGACATCCGCCACACCGACCTGCTCATCAAGTTCGGTGAGGCGTGCGGGACCACGCGTGAGCGCATCGAGGACCCGTCGAACATGAACCCGATCACGCGCGGTCTGCAGGCGTGGTGCTATGCGGTCTCGCAGCGCGAGCACTTCGTGGTCGCCACCGCGGCGCTGGTGGTGGGCCTGGAATCCCAGGTGCCCAGCATCTACACCAAGCAGATCGTGCCCCTGCGCGAGGTGTACGGCTTCACCGAGGACGAGATCGAGTTCTTCGACCTGCACATCACGTCCGACGTCGTGCACGGCGAGCGCGGATACCAGATCGTGCTCGACCACGCCGACACCCCGCAGTTGCAGCAGCGCTGCCTGCAACTGGTGCGCTGGGGCGCCGAGATGCGCTTCTCCTACACCAAGGGCCTCTACGACTACTACGTCGCACCGGATCTCCAAGCCGCAGGCGTCTGATCCCTGATCCCTGAAACCCCGCCGCCTCGACAGAAAGGTTGTGCTGTGACTGCGAACTGGGTTGCGGTGGCGAGCCGTAAAGAGCTCGCCCGCCGCCGCAAACTCCGCGTGGAACTCGACGGTCTGGCCATCGCGCTGTTCGAGGCGGCGGGCCGGGTGTACGCATTCGCCGACGCATGCGTGCACCAGGACCGGTCGCTGGTCAAAGGCACCCTGCTGCACGGCAAGGTGATCTGCCCCGGCCACCAATGGCAGTTCGACCTGGAGACCGGATACGAGGAGAGCCAAGGCCGCTGCCAGCCCACCTACGCGGTGCGCGTCGACGACGACACCGTCTACGTGGACCCCACCGCGCGGATGTCACCCGTGACCGCAGGAGAGGAAGCCAACGCATGACCGACCGCACCTTCGTGACCGTGGGGGCCGGACAGACCGCCGCGGTGGCAGCACGCACGCTGCGCCGCCGCGGGTTCGACGGCCGCATCATCCTGGTCGGTGACGAACCGCACGCGCCGTACCAGCGGCCACCGCTGTCGAAGGAATTCCTCTGCGACACGGCCGCATCCGATGACCTGTGGATCCTGCCCGAGAAGTGGTGCGCCGACAACGGCGTCGAGATCCGCACCGGGGCCGAGGTCACCGGCGTCGATGCCGCCACGGGCACCGTCGAGATCGCCGGACAGGCACCGGTGCGCGCCGACGCGGTGCTGTTCGCCACGGGCGGGCGGCCCCGCCGCTTGCCGGTGCCCGGCCCCCGGCCAGAACTCGTGCACTACCTGCGCACTCTCGATGACGCACGACGCCTGCACGACGCCCTGGCATCCGGATGCCGTCTCGGTGTCATCGGCGCCGGCTTCGTCGGGCTCGAAATCGCCGCCACCGCAGTGGGTCTCGG
Coding sequences:
- a CDS encoding formylglycine-generating enzyme family protein, which codes for MLTELVEVPGGSFRMGSTSFYPEEAPVHTATVGDFAIERHPVTNAQFAEFVEATGYVTVAERPLDPKLYPGVPEADLVPGSLVFRPTSGPVDLRDWRQWWDWAPGACWHHPFGPRREFCRPDHPVVQVAYPDAVAYATWAGRRLPTEAEWEYAARGGPKGGVGFLYAWGDEVCPDGQLMANTWQGKFPYRNDGALGWKGTSPVGTFPPNRLGLVDMIGNVWEWTATKFSAHHRPGDESHVTCCPPPSGGDPGVNQVLKGGSHLCAPEYCHRYRPAARSPQSQDSSTTHIGFRCIVS
- a CDS encoding membrane protein, giving the protein MDTPLTAAHWIYLAGIVVILLTMAVRKNIVVPAVTATLLTAWAFSGSLITGLSAIFNASLTAAKELFNIFLIIAIVTAMLGALREMGADRMMVTPFRRVMRAGTSSFIVLAIVTYVISLFFWPTPAVPLVGAVLIPVAIRAGLSPMSVGMVIAIAGQGMALSSDYIIKVAPGISAKAAGVDPDSVADKAMVLSLIVGLTALGITYVMQRRTWRNPSPELLVEWENAAERRGVGDDDEDSPSGGPAGSPSATAGSNGRKPAPAGPTVTDGPTRSDGDTAVATVKAVKAAVIVEAIVDTGAETGEQEPKKLSAKVFALLVPLVYLAFIVYLLLGKFTNVVPPLQGGDAAAIVGGLAAMLLFAAAATNDKRNFLETSSQHVVDGLVFAFKAMGIVLPIAGFFFIGNGDFSAAILGMPADATGPAFLFDLITAAQSHLSPNPVVTSFAVLFVGLIAGLEGSGFSGLPLTGSLSGALGPVVHMDPSTLAAIGQMGNIWSGGGTLVAWSSLVAVAGFARVPVLSLARKCFLPVMAGLVLSTVVAIIIF
- a CDS encoding MFS transporter, coding for MTDVRQTPTPDAAPPTGADTGTPLGLAALLAGTLVGTVSNNVVNVPLDAIIGEFDASLGNGVFVVVGFLVCFAATIPLAGWFGDRFGRRRVYCAALLATAVCAVGAATAPSLPLLIAWRSVGGVAAAAFAPAVMGLLAWMFSGARRGRAMGAWASVNGIGQAVGPTLGGLVADHWGWRWIFVPLVPVALAGFVGTLRYVPKFPGARMRFDLAGAAALTFGSALLMLGLAIVPQPNVSGWAAAGSVALGVVALVWFCFHCARVPNPFVNVRLVTESRFARSALAAFAQMFCLGATLLAVPLYLVAHAVSISTAGLVLFTVPVAMAVLGPVVGRRQDRLGPRLVLRVGLVVLLAVQIALAVTVAQDRLLLGVLIAALVTAGVGIALVQTPAATGATRSPAGAEGTGLGLFNLVRFAGSACGAAWVAVALSGPASFPGVFIASAVIVALGLAGTFFGPDPA
- a CDS encoding helix-turn-helix domain-containing protein, whose translation is MTAPPIDSGRMTVRGLLDESLMAGSRIVAGEDLLDEELTWVLPLNEVLSQHDRLDAVAVYARPESLTGRASTLSALAARGATTLLVDGVAPPDLGGLPAGLVVVELGIPVGFAALNRLLAERALSQEVHVMRYSTHVHATLAGLFHRGAGLQILVREVSNLARNPAVALDARGHVVAHHGLPPEAVAALADSVSRMLAADLPASERRHDGHDTRTQQVTGPEDSRWTCVASAIRLGKSFEGWVAVLVPTLAPDHADGPSKHDLARHEVLTEQATAIIGSEMLRQRSVDEAEERARGDFVQALVHGSFSSEHDMRARAEHHDIELDARFGVFVAPGVLPRVSDSPTTPMVRLARYAAGVAAHPSVHAYVTVIGDVLVVVRTLRGEDAAAMRSEMAEYAEAMSGELQRRRGLPAPVAYGRPALGAGEVRESYREARVALGIARRLHRTGATSYQQLRGFTVLAQVAETEDSRQLVRDVLGPLRSSPDLLETLEAYLSEGGNINATARTLNVHRNTMLAKLDRISRMLGMDVRDPEHQFTVWLAIRLDLLDEVHSAVEREASFR
- a CDS encoding GlcG/HbpS family heme-binding protein, with translation MHRIHRITLDDALPLLAAGRAKAEEIGVKQTLCIVDDGGNVIALHRLPGARLTGVDIAIAKAFTAAGHERATHLFNEPPNGPALPGNEAFGISHMLPGKFAIFVGGFPLVYDGQIVGGVGISGGNGEQDKAVGAAILAEFEALTAAQV
- a CDS encoding TenA family transcriptional regulator, giving the protein MTELLGRDEFRAELENAIKGREAKNASFSKAWAEGKLTKDHFARWAENHYHYVGPFADYLANIYSNTPDEFTGAKDFTLQNMYEEELADIRHTDLLIKFGEACGTTRERIEDPSNMNPITRGLQAWCYAVSQREHFVVATAALVVGLESQVPSIYTKQIVPLREVYGFTEDEIEFFDLHITSDVVHGERGYQIVLDHADTPQLQQRCLQLVRWGAEMRFSYTKGLYDYYVAPDLQAAGV
- a CDS encoding Rieske (2Fe-2S) protein, encoding MTANWVAVASRKELARRRKLRVELDGLAIALFEAAGRVYAFADACVHQDRSLVKGTLLHGKVICPGHQWQFDLETGYEESQGRCQPTYAVRVDDDTVYVDPTARMSPVTAGEEANA